GGAAACGCGCCTGAACCACTTGTGTCTGAAATGTCCGTTATTGCCAAAACGTGAATTTTCCGGACCCTGGAAAGGGTGAATACCCCAAGCGCTCCTCCCCCGGTGAATCCCCAAGAAAAACCAGGGTTTTCCCGGTTGCCGAACACGCGTCGGCTGCGGACGCTGGGAGAGGTGAACCCCCCGCTGGAGGCATACGCCCCCGAACCCCGGCTGCCGGTGCTGGTCCCGGAGACGCTGCACGATCTGCGCGGTCAGACGATCGCGGAGATCCGGTATCCCGCCGCGGCGGCCCTGGTCGTCGCGGGCGTTCCCGGCGCGGGCAAGAGCACCGCGCTGCGTAAGTTCTTCGGCGCCGACGCGGCGGCCACCACGCCGTCGCGCAGTGCCGCCGGAGTGCTGGTGCTCGACTCGATGCAGGCGCGTAATCGCTGGCGGCCCAAGCTGTGGTGGCTGCCCTACCTGCTGTGGCGCCCGCTGGTGCACGTCGCGCACTTCCAGGCCATTCGCGCCGCGTTGCGGGAGGTCAGCGGCCCGGTCGTCATCCACGACTGCGCCACCTTCGGTTGGGCACGCGCTCTGATCGCGCGCTGGGCGGCGGATCGCGAACTGCACCTGCTCATGTTGGACGTGCCCGCGGCGGTGGCCCGCGCGGGCCAGCACAGCCGCGGACGGCGGATCAACCACGTGGTCTTCCGGCTGCACGTGCGAAGCTGGCGGCGGCTGATGCGCACCGTGGCGACGCAGCGCCGCCCGGTCGGCCGCGCGTCCCGATCGGTGGTCATCGTCGACCGCGCGGCCGTGAATCACCTGCAGTGCGTGACGTTCGCCTGACCGGACGCCGCCGCGGTCAGGGCACCAGGACGGTCAATGCCGCGGGCACCGCCCGGATCGTGATCGGCAGCGTGCCCGCCGGTTCACCGTCGGCGGTGGCGGGCGCGCCGGCCGCGGTGAGCGTGACGGCCGCGGCGCGGAACTGCTTGACCTCCGGGTGATTCTGCCGTTTGCCCGCCGACAGCGCGGGCAGCAGGCGCAGCATCTCCCCGCGCGACAACGCGCCCACCACGGTCAGGTCGAGCAGTCCGTCGTCCATCAGCGCGTCCGGGCAGATCAGCATGCCGCCGCCGTAGGTGCGGGTGTTGCCAACCGCGACCATGACCGCCTCGGTCACCAGCTGCGCGCCCGCGCCCGGGTTGGTCAGCCCGTCGGTCACCGCGTCCACCAGCTCGACCCGGTAGGGCACGGTGAAGCGCCCGGATATCTCGGCCAGCGCGGCGACGGTGTAGCGCAGTCTGCCCTTCGGCCAGCGCATCTCGTTGGCGCGCAGGGTGACCCGCGCGTCGAATCCGGTGCCCGCCACCGTGGCGAACCACATCGGCGGGTCGGAGGACTCGATGCGGCCGAGGTCGATCGTCCTGGTCCGCCCACGCAACACCAGCGAGGCGGCGGCCTGCGGATCGTCGGTCGGCACGCCGAGTTCCCTGGCCAGATCGTTGCCGGTACCGGCGGGAATCATGCCGAGCGCCACGCCGGTCTCGGCGACGGCGGGGAGGGTCACGTTGATCAGGCCGTCGCCGCCGACGCAGACCACGGCATCGGGTCTCGCGCCGCCCGCGATCAAATCCCGCACCTGCCGAACTGTTTCGGCGGCCG
Above is a genomic segment from Nocardia sputorum containing:
- a CDS encoding diacylglycerol kinase, whose translation is MNNYSPVRKITVVTNPRSGHGRGGDAASVAIARFRAGGAEVTEVCAPSAAETVRQVRDLIAGGARPDAVVCVGGDGLINVTLPAVAETGVALGMIPAGTGNDLARELGVPTDDPQAAASLVLRGRTRTIDLGRIESSDPPMWFATVAGTGFDARVTLRANEMRWPKGRLRYTVAALAEISGRFTVPYRVELVDAVTDGLTNPGAGAQLVTEAVMVAVGNTRTYGGGMLICPDALMDDGLLDLTVVGALSRGEMLRLLPALSAGKRQNHPEVKQFRAAAVTLTAAGAPATADGEPAGTLPITIRAVPAALTVLVP